A region of Apilactobacillus apisilvae DNA encodes the following proteins:
- a CDS encoding phage tail terminator family protein, which yields MIDVSKEIGKNLKRLFPDLKLYRNNVEGGFEEPSFLLQKIQSTSAPLTFGNQNRTYYYQLVYFPNPSNIAADIDRVEATLLDYFTELENFAQLVNRQSKINDQTLNFTFEVNIFAKVAREETKQAKMEYQGGINNG from the coding sequence ATGATTGATGTATCTAAAGAAATTGGGAAGAATCTGAAAAGATTATTTCCTGATTTAAAATTATATAGAAATAATGTTGAAGGAGGTTTTGAAGAGCCTTCTTTTTTATTGCAAAAAATTCAATCTACTTCTGCACCTTTAACCTTTGGTAATCAAAATCGAACTTACTACTACCAATTAGTCTATTTTCCTAATCCTAGCAATATTGCGGCGGACATTGACCGAGTAGAAGCTACTCTGCTGGATTATTTCACTGAATTAGAGAACTTTGCTCAACTGGTTAATCGTCAATCAAAGATTAATGATCAAACCTTAAACTTCACTTTTGAGGTGAATATCTTCGCTAAAGTTGCTAGAGAAGAAACTAAACAAGCAAAAATGGAATATCAAGGAGGAATTAATAATGGCTGA
- a CDS encoding phage tail sheath C-terminal domain-containing protein, with translation MAGGTWVAQDKKRPGAYINTKGVATEQPESSRGTVLLMDGVKHDWGKHGIIPLNAASKFKALLGSDLLDSQNKALRAVINSGASKVLYVNNNDGQKAIVKDDNLPFTFIAKYAGSKGNNIMVDVIKSLSGDTVTVKVIYDHVITSTQRITRADELMGDDYVDVSLTDNYADKFSKLSGEKTYQLAGGTSNYGNDTELLSEAISTNIFEVATTAGYPIDSNIHPLLSQMVEDLRNQEGYKVTAVVPGLVSTNYNAESTSVVINGYVLSDGTIVDTTSAAGYFAGASATVPYNQSLTYAEISGAVDTLPRMDNETITSAISNGKVVFSNRIDGSVVIEEDINSLTGFNNDKPQAFAKNRVIRTLDYIANDTKNVFEKSFIGKVTNNGTGQDLFKSNRVTALQNMQTEGMIEDFQPDDVQITAGDAKDSMVINLNIKPVDSMEKIYMTIAAN, from the coding sequence ATGGCCGGTGGAACATGGGTAGCTCAAGACAAAAAACGTCCCGGAGCTTATATCAATACTAAAGGGGTTGCAACTGAACAACCCGAATCATCTCGTGGCACTGTTTTATTAATGGATGGTGTCAAACATGATTGGGGTAAACATGGCATTATCCCTTTGAATGCTGCTAGTAAGTTTAAAGCACTATTAGGCAGTGACTTATTAGATAGTCAAAATAAGGCTTTACGAGCAGTGATTAATAGTGGTGCTAGCAAAGTCTTATACGTTAACAACAATGATGGCCAAAAAGCCATTGTTAAAGATGACAACTTGCCATTTACCTTCATTGCTAAGTATGCCGGCAGTAAGGGTAACAATATTATGGTCGATGTCATTAAGAGTCTTAGTGGTGACACTGTTACAGTGAAAGTGATTTATGATCATGTAATTACTTCTACTCAACGCATTACTCGTGCCGATGAATTGATGGGGGATGATTATGTAGATGTGAGCTTAACTGATAACTATGCTGATAAATTCAGTAAGCTAAGTGGCGAAAAAACCTATCAATTAGCTGGAGGAACTAGCAACTATGGTAATGATACTGAGTTATTATCCGAAGCTATCTCAACTAATATTTTTGAAGTCGCAACCACTGCTGGATACCCTATTGATAGCAATATTCACCCCTTACTATCCCAAATGGTCGAAGACTTGCGTAATCAAGAAGGTTATAAAGTGACCGCAGTCGTTCCCGGCTTAGTTTCTACTAATTACAATGCCGAAAGCACTTCCGTAGTCATTAATGGTTATGTTTTATCTGACGGTACCATCGTTGATACTACCAGTGCAGCAGGATACTTTGCTGGTGCTAGTGCAACAGTTCCATATAATCAATCATTAACCTACGCTGAAATTAGTGGAGCAGTTGATACCTTACCTCGTATGGATAATGAAACCATTACTTCTGCTATTAGTAATGGCAAAGTGGTATTTTCTAACCGTATTGATGGTTCAGTGGTAATTGAAGAAGATATCAATTCACTGACTGGTTTTAATAATGATAAACCGCAAGCATTCGCTAAAAATCGTGTAATTCGTACTTTAGACTACATTGCTAACGATACTAAGAATGTTTTTGAAAAATCATTCATTGGTAAAGTTACCAATAACGGTACTGGTCAAGATTTATTCAAATCTAACCGTGTTACTGCACTACAAAATATGCAAACTGAAGGCATGATTGAAGATTTCCAACCAGATGATGTACAAATTACTGCTGGTGATGCTAAGGACAGCATGGTCATTAATTTAAACATTAAGCCGGTTGATTCAATGGAAAAAATCTACATGACCATTGCTGCGAACTAA
- a CDS encoding phage tail tube protein has translation MADENLDKILNAKDTISLKEGKGFMTTDDGKNIPLMGIKKLKAKISKKKEDVPTLGSRWKQKKTTGIEGTGSIEDYTLNSNWIKYALPYIENGEDFFFSIVGVIEDKTSSAGKQTVTLKNVNMDDIQVLDIEADDGVMSQESDFSFVGVHLDQAFDGVK, from the coding sequence ATGGCAGATGAAAATTTAGATAAAATCTTAAACGCAAAAGACACCATTTCCCTAAAAGAAGGTAAAGGTTTCATGACTACCGATGATGGGAAAAACATTCCATTAATGGGAATTAAAAAGTTAAAAGCTAAAATTTCCAAGAAAAAGGAAGATGTTCCTACTTTAGGTTCACGCTGGAAGCAAAAGAAAACTACTGGCATTGAAGGAACAGGAAGTATTGAAGACTATACTTTAAATTCCAATTGGATTAAATATGCTCTTCCATATATTGAAAATGGCGAAGACTTTTTCTTCTCAATTGTGGGTGTGATTGAAGATAAAACTTCTAGTGCTGGTAAACAAACCGTGACTTTGAAGAATGTCAATATGGATGATATCCAAGTGTTAGATATTGAAGCTGATGATGGTGTGATGTCACAAGAATCTGACTTCTCCTTTGTGGGGGTACATCTAGACCAAGCCTTTGATGGAGTTAAATAA
- a CDS encoding phage tail assembly chaperone: MAEEIQEIEDKQVVPMDDFLKENVDTAPITKDIKLDRFKSPFRVKALTADEVNELRKDASTITFNKRTHAKTTQMDSEKYSDLMIAKAVITPDLNNAQLQESWGRVADPAGTLRAMLYAGESKQITDAISELAGMNQDNLDEEVDEVKK; this comes from the coding sequence ATGGCTGAAGAAATACAAGAAATTGAAGATAAACAAGTAGTACCAATGGATGATTTCCTTAAGGAAAATGTAGATACCGCTCCCATTACTAAGGATATTAAGCTAGATCGTTTCAAGTCACCATTTAGAGTAAAAGCTTTAACTGCGGATGAAGTAAATGAGCTACGTAAGGATGCTTCTACTATCACTTTCAACAAGCGTACTCATGCTAAAACAACACAAATGGATTCCGAAAAATACTCTGATTTAATGATTGCTAAAGCAGTGATTACTCCCGACTTGAACAATGCTCAATTACAAGAAAGTTGGGGACGAGTAGCTGACCCTGCAGGTACATTAAGAGCTATGTTATATGCTGGTGAATCCAAACAAATCACTGATGCTATTTCTGAACTGGCTGGTATGAACCAAGATAACCTAGATGAAGAGGTAGACGAAGTAAAAAAATAA
- a CDS encoding tape measure protein, producing MEEIGQKFSIIDNFTNPLQKFASGLINSAHKMEELGQSAEGLSSKTDQLTSKTDELAQQAKEDAMVWDEFSAKMQNTKMPTEQIDAAKNDLRSFAEETKTSSDQLAFTYEKLSDAGISSTGRLSKSLANLANATKDPETALHDLTHIAAKMADEPKVKWQQFHSILNKTPSVAESIAKSMDTSMEDMISDINRGTMSTDKFISALHRAGDTSGGIKPPRTPNGGGSEGRGGSGSGGFDSSGGFMGMLGGHHSGGGGGFGSFLGANLASNAIMGGVNMAKNGILSLRQEMDEDNKAWQTFQGNMEQIHMPQGQINSVRSQLTQFAQDSIYNSSDMASAYSQFAAVGTKDSLKLVKGFGGLAAASQDPKQAMKTLSEQGTQMAAKPMVQWQDFKLMMDRTPAGISAVAKSMHESAGQLIRDVQSGKVKTQDFFDAVATTGTNKKFSAMATHYKTIGEALAGTKETLAQKIEPEWGNLSSVAIDAISNINNKIGGLNIKGLGNKLKPYLKSAIDWTIDTVSTATRDVKAFFGAFNDTGAIQNAAGIFNSIKTIIGKIFEPSNGKNKDPLKPFIDMGDFAGKVIKGLSNLVKAISQLDPGQVQKLAGSLLFLKYGMKGIAFSAVIWGLEQLSQMDPNSVKFWAQALIDLAFAFAVFKAVSGISQFIIGISQAKNALHDMFGFFKGGSSLGNTVAKSTGSFIKMGLGMIAFGAGVLIASAGLWIMSQAAIDLANAGCQQLLLWVV from the coding sequence ATGGAAGAAATTGGACAAAAATTTAGTATTATTGATAATTTCACGAATCCGTTACAGAAATTTGCCTCTGGACTAATCAATTCAGCTCACAAAATGGAAGAACTAGGTCAGTCTGCGGAAGGTTTATCCTCTAAGACTGATCAACTAACTTCTAAAACGGATGAACTAGCCCAACAAGCTAAAGAAGATGCAATGGTGTGGGATGAGTTCTCTGCTAAAATGCAGAATACCAAAATGCCCACCGAACAAATTGATGCCGCAAAAAATGATTTAAGAAGTTTTGCTGAAGAAACTAAAACTTCTAGTGATCAACTAGCGTTCACTTATGAAAAATTATCGGATGCAGGTATCAGTAGCACCGGTAGACTGTCTAAATCTTTGGCCAATTTAGCTAATGCTACCAAAGACCCTGAGACCGCATTGCATGACTTAACTCATATTGCTGCCAAAATGGCCGATGAGCCTAAAGTTAAATGGCAACAATTCCACTCTATCTTGAATAAAACACCTTCTGTGGCTGAATCCATTGCTAAATCAATGGATACCAGTATGGAGGATATGATCAGTGATATTAATCGTGGAACTATGAGTACCGACAAATTCATTAGTGCTTTACATCGTGCTGGTGATACTAGTGGTGGTATCAAACCACCTCGCACTCCTAATGGTGGCGGTTCTGAAGGTCGTGGTGGTTCTGGCTCAGGCGGATTCGATAGCTCTGGTGGTTTCATGGGTATGCTAGGTGGACATCATTCTGGTGGTGGCGGTGGTTTTGGTTCCTTCTTAGGTGCCAACTTAGCTAGTAATGCCATTATGGGCGGTGTCAATATGGCCAAAAATGGTATCTTATCACTGCGTCAAGAAATGGATGAGGATAATAAGGCATGGCAAACATTTCAAGGCAACATGGAACAGATTCATATGCCTCAAGGACAAATCAATTCTGTGCGTTCTCAATTAACTCAGTTTGCTCAAGATTCTATTTATAACTCATCGGATATGGCTTCAGCTTATAGTCAGTTTGCTGCGGTAGGTACCAAAGATTCATTGAAACTGGTCAAAGGTTTTGGTGGATTAGCTGCAGCATCTCAGGACCCTAAACAAGCTATGAAAACATTATCTGAACAAGGGACACAGATGGCGGCTAAACCAATGGTCCAATGGCAAGATTTTAAACTTATGATGGATAGGACTCCCGCAGGAATTTCTGCCGTAGCTAAATCTATGCATGAATCTGCAGGACAATTAATCAGAGATGTACAGAGTGGCAAGGTTAAGACCCAAGATTTCTTTGATGCAGTAGCTACTACTGGTACGAATAAAAAGTTTAGTGCGATGGCTACTCATTACAAAACTATCGGTGAAGCCTTAGCTGGTACAAAAGAAACCCTAGCCCAAAAGATTGAACCTGAATGGGGAAACCTTAGCAGTGTTGCTATTGATGCCATTTCTAATATTAATAACAAAATCGGTGGCTTGAATATCAAAGGCTTAGGTAACAAGCTAAAGCCTTATTTAAAATCAGCCATTGATTGGACGATTGATACAGTGTCGACTGCTACTAGGGATGTCAAAGCATTCTTCGGTGCTTTTAATGATACTGGTGCCATCCAAAATGCTGCTGGTATTTTTAATAGCATCAAAACAATTATTGGTAAAATCTTTGAACCATCTAATGGTAAAAATAAAGACCCCTTAAAACCTTTTATAGATATGGGTGACTTTGCTGGTAAAGTTATCAAAGGATTATCAAATTTAGTTAAAGCTATTAGTCAGTTAGATCCGGGACAAGTGCAAAAACTGGCTGGCTCACTATTATTCCTAAAATATGGAATGAAAGGAATCGCCTTTTCGGCGGTCATTTGGGGACTAGAACAACTTTCACAAATGGATCCTAATTCCGTTAAATTTTGGGCACAAGCATTAATTGATTTAGCCTTTGCATTTGCTGTATTCAAAGCAGTTTCCGGCATTTCTCAATTTATTATTGGAATCTCACAAGCTAAAAATGCCCTACATGACATGTTTGGCTTCTTTAAAGGCGGTAGCTCATTGGGAAACACCGTAGCTAAGTCTACCGGCTCTTTTATCAAGATGGGCTTAGGGATGATTGCCTTCGGTGCTGGAGTCTTAATCGCTAGTGCTGGTCTTTGGATCATGTCACAAGCTGCAATTGATTTAGCTAACGCTGGGTGCCAGCAATTGCTGTTATGGGTGGTATGA
- a CDS encoding DUF5336 domain-containing protein: MPAIAVMGGMIVGLGLLAAVVAIGGSAMITGSVGFIIFGAAVALVGAGVWLATEGTAALDSQLPNLANNGLAGAGALVVLGAALLAFSVFALVSAVGLAVLGVGLVVLGAGALVAGAGVLVLAAAGMVLAAALVGVGGGLMVAAAGIQAMKSAISGDFGGAKDAIESTKDSVSGLKDTIGNIGKGAMNGVDFSSMFGGITASADSTKNHVDQTKMSPQMDLSKVNNQMNGLGNKKFDSPKMKPMQLPNSQNVFEQLNKSSQNNSVPVQVKPKADTGNQDWMSNIKSQIGNQQLPGMKMGKIKMDGSNQDVMSSLQSQMSNKTMTPPKVGTPKVPNPKMPTKLGTIAAPKVARPTVPQPKLPHLVTIPAPKVHNPNMSPLVQAVQSGMQKAVGTVRNASSSMYSAGAYVGQGLASGIRSQIGNVASAANSLIAQADRAARAKAKIHSPSRLFAEIGDYLGQGMANGMNGTQNLISDASGNMNDAAQGGINDLDVNANVNSKKNNTPSDFFGYGMSGNADNSSHYQNNSVNNQSSSHDQSKNLNFAKGAIQIINNEKGKSAEDLLAEIEDLIIKQNEGGLANG; the protein is encoded by the coding sequence GTGCCAGCAATTGCTGTTATGGGTGGTATGATTGTTGGTTTAGGTTTACTAGCCGCAGTGGTCGCCATCGGTGGCAGTGCCATGATTACTGGTTCAGTTGGATTTATAATTTTTGGAGCTGCAGTGGCATTAGTCGGTGCTGGAGTTTGGTTAGCTACTGAAGGGACTGCAGCTTTAGATTCACAACTACCTAATTTAGCCAATAATGGTTTAGCTGGAGCTGGAGCTTTAGTTGTGTTAGGAGCTGCATTACTAGCATTTAGTGTTTTTGCCTTAGTCTCCGCTGTCGGTCTTGCAGTCTTAGGTGTTGGTCTAGTTGTATTAGGTGCTGGAGCTTTAGTTGCTGGAGCAGGTGTCCTAGTCTTAGCCGCTGCTGGAATGGTTCTGGCTGCTGCTTTAGTTGGCGTTGGTGGTGGACTAATGGTTGCTGCTGCCGGAATTCAAGCCATGAAGTCGGCAATATCTGGTGACTTTGGTGGTGCTAAAGATGCTATTGAATCTACTAAAGACAGTGTCTCAGGTCTAAAAGATACCATTGGAAACATCGGAAAAGGTGCGATGAATGGGGTAGACTTCAGTAGTATGTTTGGTGGTATCACTGCTAGTGCTGATTCCACTAAGAATCACGTTGATCAGACTAAAATGTCTCCTCAAATGGACTTAAGCAAAGTCAATAATCAAATGAACGGACTTGGTAATAAGAAGTTTGATTCACCTAAGATGAAACCAATGCAATTACCTAATAGTCAAAATGTTTTTGAACAGTTGAATAAGAGTTCCCAAAATAACTCCGTTCCGGTACAAGTTAAACCTAAAGCTGACACTGGTAATCAAGACTGGATGTCTAACATAAAATCTCAAATCGGTAATCAACAATTACCGGGGATGAAAATGGGTAAGATTAAAATGGATGGAAGTAACCAAGATGTCATGTCTTCGCTACAATCTCAAATGAGCAACAAGACTATGACTCCACCTAAAGTAGGAACTCCTAAAGTTCCTAATCCTAAGATGCCTACTAAGTTAGGAACAATCGCTGCTCCAAAAGTGGCTCGTCCAACTGTCCCACAACCTAAATTACCGCATTTAGTTACCATTCCTGCTCCTAAAGTCCATAACCCTAACATGAGTCCACTCGTGCAAGCAGTTCAAAGTGGAATGCAAAAGGCAGTCGGAACTGTCCGCAATGCTTCAAGCTCGATGTACTCAGCCGGAGCTTATGTAGGACAAGGATTGGCTAGTGGGATTCGTTCCCAAATTGGGAATGTGGCTTCTGCTGCTAATTCATTGATTGCTCAAGCAGACCGTGCTGCTCGTGCAAAAGCGAAGATTCACTCACCATCTCGTTTATTCGCTGAAATTGGTGATTATCTAGGTCAAGGGATGGCCAATGGGATGAATGGTACGCAGAATTTAATCTCTGATGCCAGTGGAAACATGAATGATGCTGCTCAAGGTGGTATTAATGATCTAGATGTCAATGCTAATGTTAATAGTAAAAAGAACAATACCCCTAGTGATTTCTTTGGCTATGGGATGAGTGGTAATGCTGATAATTCCAGTCACTACCAAAACAATTCTGTTAATAACCAAAGCAGTTCACATGATCAATCGAAGAACCTTAATTTCGCTAAAGGTGCTATCCAGATCATTAATAATGAAAAAGGTAAGAGTGCCGAAGACTTATTGGCTGAAATTGAGGACTTAATCATTAAACAAAATGAAGGAGGATTAGCTAATGGCTAA